The Malus domestica chromosome 08, GDT2T_hap1 genomic interval AGAAGGCTTGCAGCTCTTCTTGGACCCATTTATGTGTCCCCGACCCAACTTGCCAGCAGCCTTATGCTGCTGGGCTTTGTCTCGTTTTACAAGCCCATCTGTAGCAAGCCCGTGTTGTTTGCTGGGCTTCGCCACCCCTCGACTTACTTGCTCGCTGCTTATGATGCTAGGCTTGACCTGcgccaacccaaaaacccaaaacccagccTCGGTTGGGCTTCCCCGCACTAACCCGTAAGCCAGCCTTAAGTTGGGTTTGCCTTGTGCCTCGGTTTTAGGCCCAAACTAGCAACACCTGTTGTTGGGATTACCCAGATCATACGACCCATAGGCCTGCAATCCTTCCCATGGCCCAATGGCCTGTAGTCGTGCTGCAATGCCCATCCTCACATCGCAACTAGCTCACTTTTGGCTGGGTTGCGTTATTTTTTCGACCCAATGCCAATTTTTGGCATCCCCATGTTATAAATCATGCCCAAATATTTTTTTGGGGTACTTTGGATTACGCTAATaaattctaatttaattatcaCTTGGTTTATCATCGACTGAAGGTAATATGACCTATCTGTCATTATTTTACTTCCACGATCAATCCCGttggtcccgatctattgaattaattaaaagtgacctgaagtccattaatctgataatttataaaaaattattgacctgaagatcacttttggacattaacgattcaataatttatttttctactttgaaccgttgacaacGTTTCGTATTCCTGAAGCtccacacttgagttcccgaagcaattaaatccactacacttaaatcaacATATTGCATTCTATGCTCTTGCATGAAACTCTCATTTATGAACTAATCgttcataaaacaaaattgaacttgtaatttcatatttagtgcctttaaaacccgaagttttcattcaaaacttaccacatgaaacctgtagctttcatgtttaaattaaatcaatacatgtctatagaacccgAATGTTCTATGATGTATGTCTAGGGATTACCATATGACTATCTACGTTTTGTTGCACCCTTTGTTTTAGGGACATATTGAACTTAAACAAGCTCGATTTTACCGCTCTGAAGTATCTGGAAGAAACTACTTGAAATGGGTTCAATACATGAAGCTCCATCTTATtgcaaagggtattagagccaccattGAGGTACCTACCGACGTCACCCTGTCGATGAAGCTTAGAAagctactgcaatgatcttcattcgaagacacatccatgatgcactgcaatCTGAGTACCTCATTGAGGAAGACCCATGCATCATCTGGCTTACTCTGACCTACTGTTTCGATCACTAGAAAGACATTTACTTGCCTAAAGTAAGACACGACTGACAGCATTTACACTTCAAAGACTTGAAGTTCATGagtgaatacaactctgaagtttgtagaattcgATCACTACTTAAGTTATGTAAAGTGGACTTAACAGATGTAGATCTCTTGGAGaaaacctattcgaccttccatgccaccaatattttTATGTAGCAGCAATATAAGGCACATAAGTTCACCatatttttgaatttgatatCTTTTTTACTTCACGCTGAAAAGTAACtagcttttgatgaaaaatcatcaagctcgacccatTGGCTTAAACTTTGCACCTGAAGCGCATGCGACCAATTCCAGCAACCATAAACGACGAAAACATCATCATGGCCGTGGTAATGGGTTGCAAGCCCACCCACAAGCCCAAGGTCAACTGAGCCAAGGCCCACCCAAAGGAGGAAATTTGACCTAGAACCACCAACCCCTTGCACCTAAGGCTCaaaactttaagaacaagggaaaaACTACCATTCAATTGGCTTCCATTAAAGTGGACATGTGCTACCACTGTGGATCAAATGATCATTGGTCACGTGTATGCAAAGCTACCCCcgaggctattgccaagtatcattcctgTCGTGAGTTTAACTTTGCCAATGTGGAACATACTGAAGATGCTACTACACCCTTGTAAATATTAGATTTTCAGGAGGCATCAACTCTTATGGACGAATAAGTTTTATTCTTctagacatgtttttagggtgtttttacccctagtggccgaacccccttaatttttttaggtttatggtttaatttttggacaatttttctaaatatttggaataatttgtttggttttggttttggtttgttttgaattatggataattattttatggatattatttcttgaattgattaattgaatgaatggaattatatttatgcatgtcaccaattcaatcaattcatTTCTATgtatgtctagtggggaagttagttgtctggctgaTAGTGCTACTACGCATACCATATTGCATGAgtgacactattttactaacttcgtacctaaaaaAACacatctgacaaccctctcaggcccatccaacctgattgaaagATACGAAAAGGTCCGTATAATGTTATCTAATGGTATTgtcttaaccattaaagaggccCTCTATTATCCACGTTCTGGAAGAAcattgctgagttttagagacaTTCAAGATAATTAATATCatgttgaaaccactgaagagaaTGGTTATGAATTTCTTTATATCACTTCTTACGAGTATGGCTAGAAGTGTATTCACGAAAACTTGGAACATCTCTCTAGTGGGTTGTACTTCACAACCATTAGCGGCATAGAGACCCATCATGTGGCTGGCATTGAGCCCGGGTTCCACAACACTTTACTGCTTTGGCATGACTGTATGGGACATCTCATATGTGACATCATGCGTCGTATCCTTAAATCATCACATGGGCATCATTTACATCCCTACGTTggattcccaccatgcaaagcTTGTTCTTTGGaaaagttgaatactcaaccctccattacaaagattattcacaaccCTTCTAAGTTTAttcagaggattcaaggggatacTTTTGGACCTATCCAATCAACATGCataccatttagatactttatggtgttagTTGATGTATCGACACGTTGGTCACATGTCTGCTTATTGTTCATAGGCAACGCTACATTTGAGAAACTCCCAGCATAAATTATTAAGCTTAGGGTTCACCACCTTGATTATCCAATCAAGTCGATTTGACTAGATAACGCTAGAAAAtttacgtcacagacttttgacgaCTATTGCATGTCAATTGGGATTGAAGTTAAACATCTTGTATcctatgttcacacccaaaacggcttggcagaagctttcataaagcacattcaattgatagctcggaCTTTGGTTATGTGAACCAAACTGCTGGTATTTGCCttgggctatgcaatattggatGCAACTATGTTGGTTCGCTTGAAGCCCACCACTACCCAACCTTATTCAccattacagttggttactggatacTAGCTTGATGTCTCGCATTTACGTGTGTTTTGGTGCGCaatttatgtgccaatagcgctgccactacgtaccaaaatgggtcatcAGAGAAGAATgcgaatctatgtcggttatgattcaccATCAATTATTCGCTATTTAATGCCCTTAGTAGGAGATCTCTTTACCACACGTTTTacagattgtcactttgatgagacaatcttcccgtcgttagggggagataagcttGCTAGCGTTCCTATAGAATGCCAtgaattgtcgtggtatgctTCGACCCCGCACTGCCTAGTTTGAAACTGAAGTGCGACGTATTATAGATCTTCATAGCATTGCTCAACATATGCCAGATGCTTTTATTGATCTAGCAAAAGTGATGAGATCACATATACTCGCTGCAAACGCACCTGTAAGGATAGACGTACCTAGAGTACGCCATAATATCAAATGAGGAGGCTAAACCGTCCCTAAGGGTGGGGCGGCCGCACTTTCCATGCGGCCCGGTACACTGGCGGCTAGTCAATGATCTACTCCTACTTTGAAGCGTGGCATacctcttggttcaaaggaGAAAAGCAACAcaaactagtgaccctagtctGAATCCAACCATCGCTATCTCATTTGCTTTAGTGCATGATATTATTCTAGATTTCGGTGATATCTTAGATAAGACAACCTTACTTTTCGAGAATCGCGAGATTACGGTCCACTATGTAGTATTGGATGTGGTTTGGAATcggaatgagatgatcgtcaaCGATGCATTTTCTTACACAGTAGCTACTGtatcatgcttagcgatgacattgaaacccgttccgttgatgaatgtcgacgtagaacagATTGGCCCaattggaaacaagcaatccaggttGAAATCGATTTGCTtacgaaacgtaaggtgtttgggccTATAGCTCTTACTCCACCACATGTGAAGTCCGTGAGCTACATGTGGGTTTTCATGAGGAAATGTAATGAGaataatgaaatagtgcgatacaaagcacgcctcatAGCGCAAGGTTTATCTCAACGCCTtaggattgattacgaggagatgTATTCCCCCGTAACGGACGTCATAAAGTTccactaccttatcagtttggtagttttcaaaaaactgaatatgcaacttatggacgtggtaaccgcCTGTCTTTATAGGGATCTAGATACGGaaatctacatgaaagttccagaaggacttccattgactggttcaaatagttttaGACCACGTAACACTTTCGTTATTAGATTGAGGAGAtcactctacggattgaaacaacCCAGATGGATATGATATAATCAtatgagtgaatatttgacaagttagggttatgtgaacaacgaattatgcctatgcgtgttcataaagaagtcacattccagatTTACGATCGTTGCAGTTTATGAAGACGACATGAACCTTATCGGAACTCCCGCAGAGCTTGAAGAAATTGTTATTCACTTGAAATTGGAGTTTGAGAAGAAAGATCTTGGaaaaactcgatattgtctcggcctggagatcgagcattgttcggatgaaatcctagtacatcaatcgaactacacccaaaaggtgttgcaacattttaacgaggataaagtgaagtcttcgagtactcaTATGGTCGTTCGAACTCTAGATGTTAAATGAGATCTCTTCCGTCCTagggaggatgaggaagaaaatttggagcctgaagttccatacctaagtgaAATtagtgctttattgtacttgactCAATGCACTAAACCTGACATCTCAtttgctgttaatcttttggctagatacagcaatgcgccTACAATCaggcactggaatggtgttaaagacattttctgttacctcaagggtacgacggatttgggtttgttttacacccacgaATCCTCAAGAGGAGCTGTCGCCCCCCTCGATCCTCAGGTTGATTCCtgccttgttggttacgcaTATATTGGTTATATGTTTGACCCACATATGACACATTATCAAACGGGCTATGTCTTTACTGTTAGAGACACCACTATATCTTGGAGGcctaccaagcaaacgctagttgcgacttcttTGAACCATGCTAAAATCCTCGCCCTGCATGAAGCATTGCGTGGGTGCTTTTGGTTGAAAGCAATCATGGAACATATCCGAAGCACTAGTGGTCATACTACCATCATTGACCTTCTATGACGATCtttgaagataatgcagcatgtatcgagcagttaaagaagggatacatcaagggagacaacaccaagcacataacgccgaagttcttttattctcaccaGCAACAACAGCATCAgagcattgaagtcaagcaaatccgtttCCAGGAAAGCATGACTAATCTCTTTACCAAGTCATTACCTAAGTCTACTTTTtagaagctcgtccaaggaattggtatgcgtaaattatctgagttgaattgcttatagttctcttatttggaagttatgtctaactcagggggagtatcctgaagcatactgacttgatctttatgtactctttttcatacgattaggagcatttttcccattgggtttttgctaactaacgaggttttgatgaggcacccatcatGTGATGATCATACTCtgttgagttcactactttcgtccTGTTTGACGTTTATTTTAGatattatgcatacttctcacatttctccttagtctatgggttttcacttgccttaggttttaccatagcgaggttttgtacTTTCTTTATATTAGATATTCATATAATTCGCCTGTTGTGCcgccgacttcatcaactattctaccttatttgctgaagatctgatgcgatgttttgtttgagtatttccACACTTAAGGGGGAGTGTAACAGTTATATCtagaatatgaatgtgattgtgtaaatcctagtgtatctagagatatcttggaatattccctttagtagttaatatcttactagagttgtaatcctattaggatAAAGATTTAACCTATCataactactataaataaagacacaatgaggtgatacaacacacaactcacaattaaatctcttttttctctttcttgccGCCGGCCCCTTCTCCCTTTCTAGTTCTAAATACAATtcagtcaaataggcctacaacattttaaaatttttagtttttttagtttttttataatGTCCACGTGGTGCTAAATTGATAAGTGGTGTTTAGTAATTATCCACATTGGCGCCACGTCATCGGTTAACAGACAAATGAACAATCAAAATCATAGAAGTATGAAAGTGTCATAGAATTATAACTTCAGGTTgggatggaaaaaaaaaatttaatgtaCGAAATGTTAAAAAGCCAATAAACtttagggtagtaaactgagattaactcTTATAAAAATTGTTGGAGACGCTTTTACTCAGTAGAAAGAGACATGCTAAAGGAAACTCTCTCAAGGTGAGCCTTTTCCTAGACTATTTGTCATCTCACAGTCTAACGTTAATTTTtgtgtcaatattataaaatattatacaaaaaaatatgAGGTGCTTAAGAATCTATAAAGAGTCTTACTTTTGAGATGATTTTCTTAACATTATCAAATAATTGCCAATAAAAAGAGAGTCTTAACGAAACACTTCTGATACTGTTtacatttaatgttaaaaatatttaaaaattattcatgatactatttacttacaatacatttttatcattttgattaaaactcaaaatgttcaaattattttaattaatttcctaaaaaaAGAAACCTCCCAACCCCGACATATATTCCCCCACAACCAAACAACCCAACACCCACACATTCAGACAAACACCCCATTTAATCTTTAGAGAGAGAAGACTCAGAAAAGCCCAAGCACAAGTCACAACACTTGCCCAAGAACCTTTTGCTTTTAATTgcttctgtctctctctctcttcctcctcggTCTCTCTGCTCATATAAGAGCCCCCAAGATtccctctttttcttttaaagtcttctttctttttccttttctgaaAATCGagctctccttttcttctcttttcacaAAAACACCATCCCTCTAGCTAGCAAAGAAGCAACAGCTATGCAGAGTGGTGGAATGGGGATGGAGATGGAATGGCTGTTCTGAAAATGGCCCAGCAAGGCATCCCCAACAACAATGCCAAAACTCTTAGCAGCCAACAGCAAAAACAGCAGCCGGAGAAGCAGAAGCTAGAGGAGCAGCAGCTGGGGAAGCACACCATCTTCCATGACTTTCTGGGCATGAAGCCTGGAGATTCCCCTGTGCTTTTGCCAGCAAAAGCCTCCACCGATTGCAGGCTCTCTGAGCCTTCTCCCTCGGCCTCCGCTTCCCTTGGGGCTTCCTCCGGCGGCGGCCGGGGCCCCATTTCTACCACCTCTGATCTGGGTTCCGGTGAGTTTGTACCcatttggtaaaaaaaatctGCTTTTTTTTTGACCCCTGTGCTTTTATTTGAGTTCAGAAGAAAAacccatcaaatttttttttgcttaaaGATAATTGCTTTAATAGCATTTTTGTAATCAGGTTGATAAAGTTCGTTTCTTTACCATGTTTTTTTGGGGGCTgtctttttgttgttgttttggatTGCTTGTGTAAATGAAAATGAGAAAGATGGGAGTGGGTTTATAACTTTCTATGTAATGGTTTAGTTACTGATGTCAGTGAGGAGTTTGGTAGCTGTTGTGGGCTTTCTCTTTTTCCTCTATGCTTTTGATTTGTTAAATTTGTATGGATAGGTTGAATCAAGGGCAAGCTTTTCACTTGATTTCCCCTCATTGCCTTTGTTAGCTCTCTTAATTTGTGTATTATTGGAGCATTTGAAATTAGGCTTGAGAATCATGATGCTGAAAtggttttgtgtgtttgttatCATTTACATTGTGGCGGGGCTTTTTCGGGTTTTGATGTTGTTATCGTGGGAGTGAAAAAGTTGAGTGTGTTTGTCAAAAGTTATCATTACAAAGTGAGACTTGTCGGATGAGCATATGTTTATGATGACGTTTATGTTATATTATTGACCTTTTCATCTGGGATTTCGGTGAATGAATGTTAACTACTGATCTTGAGCTTGTCTGTTATGATTATATAACTGAAATGTCAACACACATACAGTACTTATCTTTCTTATCTGGGTTGGATTAGATTTTGATTTGTTGTCTCATTAAATTTGGTAGAAAGGCACGCTGGAAACCATCTTGAGGGGGTTCCGTTCTATGGCCATAGGAGCGATATATCTGGGCTTGAGATAAGTAACAGGTTACTAGGAAGTAAACGGAGTAATTCAGACTCGACTTTTATGGGTTCATCCAGAGATGGTGCCCCTCATACGGGTCCTGATCACCTTGAGAGCTCGCATTTGATGAAGGTGTTAGTGTGACATGATACAATACTTTTATCCTATTCTTACATAAGGAAAACGCCCCACCTATGTTTTTCTCATCTGATGCGTTTTAGTTATCCTGAAATCAGATGCTTCGAAATGGACCAGGGGGAGAACGACCTAGAAGGTCCATTGACGATGAAGCAGTCTTTGCTACACAGCCACTGAGGCCAACTTCTGGTCCTCTGATTTTTCAGCCTCCACTTGGTGGTAGAGTTGACACCAAACGGGAACGACCTAGTCCTATGAATATGGGTGCTGCAGTACAGTACCCTCCACGAGGGGGTCATTTTGTACCCATGGTGCATCAATTACCTTCAAATCGATTTAGGGATGCCAATACCATTCCAAACAATATCTCTCAATCAGCAGCAGATGAGGGGTCTAGAACTGGAATTAAAGGCCCGGGAATTTTGAGTTCCATTAATGCCGGCAGTGATGCTCCTGAAAGAAACTCATCTGGGGTGCTGCCAAGAGGCAGCAGGCAGAAATCTGGGACTCATAATTTAGAGTCAGAACCTTCTAATCCAAGGTAAATCTAATTATACAAGATATAGTACATGTCTGttacttttgtttgttttttttttttttcaagagaaAATTTGATGCCTTATCTTTTATCGTCCATTGTGGCAGTCAACATGGATTTACTTCAGCTGGTCGGCAGATGACCATATTTTATGGCGGTCAAGCTCATGTTTTTGATGATGTCCATCCGAACAAGGTTTGCTTTCTTAAAGAATGTAGTTTATATATCCCTTGATTTATAGTAGAGCGAGCTCCCTTGATTTATAAGTTTATATATCCTAATATAGCAAATATATGTGGACAATCTCTCATAAAGAATATATACTACAGATATCAACATTGGCTAGCTTATGGAGTCATTGCATACAGATAAGCAATCTGTAAATTGCAGAATTGGTGTGATCTGATATTAACTTATAGGTATAGTGTAGTGTTCTAGAGCATGTGGTTTTGGCTTTGTGAATTCTTTTGTAGCCATAAAAGTTTCTTGATATTATCATAAGCTCGACCTTTTAGATGTCTATATTGAGTCATTAAAAAAGAGTAGGTTATAGTTATTAGGGTATGTCTAGCTAGGATTAGCACGGTACTGTTTGAAAATTGTGCGGAAGTTGCTTTCCCTGTCAGTCCCTGGTTGCGGGAGATTGACGAGTTAATGACTAGAAGTCCTTGAAATTGGGTATGAAGATAATTTTCAAGGCTGTAAAAGACTCTGAACGTGTTTTGTCTTGGTGTGGGGCAGTTTAGAGTTACGCACTTTCTTTGTCATTATGGTCACGCATGACTCTATACTAGTGCATGCCTGATATTTATCTGCTCTTTGGCCCTGAACCGGAGCTGTTTTGTGTATTTCTTCCTCATTAGTGCTGGTTTCACCCGTCAATGTGGTCAGCTTTGCTACTTCCATTAATTCTTcatttttggttggattagtggTCCTCATTATTGAGTGCTTTTGAAAGTCAAAAAATCATTGTTGGTAATAAAAATGTGACATGGTCTTAAATACCAAGTTAttatatcaaattggtggaaagTATGATGTAGACGGGTGTAACAAAGAAAAAGTACATCATAGAGTCTCCTATAGTACTTTTCATGATTGATGTGAGGAAGTTCATTTGTTAATTGTGTGGGAAGGTTCTTCAGTTGCTGTCTCATTCTGGCGGTAGAGAGTAGCCATTGGTATTTTACACATGAAATATGCAGTAGTGGTTTCCCGTGTAGATCATTTATGAAGTCAT includes:
- the LOC103449943 gene encoding protein TIFY 8-like produces the protein MAVLKMAQQGIPNNNAKTLSSQQQKQQPEKQKLEEQQLGKHTIFHDFLGMKPGDSPVLLPAKASTDCRLSEPSPSASASLGASSGGGRGPISTTSDLGSERHAGNHLEGVPFYGHRSDISGLEISNRLLGSKRSNSDSTFMGSSRDGAPHTGPDHLESSHLMKMLRNGPGGERPRRSIDDEAVFATQPLRPTSGPLIFQPPLGGRVDTKRERPSPMNMGAAVQYPPRGGHFVPMVHQLPSNRFRDANTIPNNISQSAADEGSRTGIKGPGILSSINAGSDAPERNSSGVLPRGSRQKSGTHNLESEPSNPSQHGFTSAGRQMTIFYGGQAHVFDDVHPNKADVIMALAGSNGGSWSTTYSLKPNAKLGSESRMPSGEVETGAASNNALLREYHGRLSVPGNSSPAAGFADRILTPAGGHQGSNLVKDTRNPIQAAEPSSKEKNEL